Below is a window of Dietzia timorensis DNA.
ATCGGCTCCGACCCGCACCATCCCGCGGTGCTCCTCCTCGGCGTCGGCTTCATCCTGTGCCTCACCTGGCTCGCGGTTCGTGGCATCTTGTTGACGGCGAAATTGCAGGTGGTTCTCGTGGTGATCGAAACCGTCGTCCTCCTCGGTTTCGCCGTGGCCGCGCTGGTCCGGGTCTATAGCGGCACCGGGCTACCGCAATCGCGCCCGGTGAGCTGGGACTGGTTCAACCCTTTTGCGGTATCCGATCCTTCCGCCCTCGTCACCGGTGTCATGCTCATGGTGTTTATCTATTGGGGCTGGGACTCGGTGCTCTCCGTCAACGAGGAAACCAAGGATTCCCGGCGCACGCCGGGTCTCGCGGCCCTGTGCTCCACCGTCATCCTCGTGTCGGTATATGTTCTGTTCACGGTCGCCGCACAGGCCTTTGCCGGCGTATCGGACGAGGGGCTCGGGCTCGCCAACCCCGATAACGCCGATGACGTCGTCGCCGCGCTGGGTGGGGCGGTCTTCGGAGATTCGGTCGCCGGCCAGATCGCGGTCGCCGCGCTTGTCATCATGGTGCTCACCTCGGCCACCGCCTCGACGCAAACGACGATTCTGCCCACGGCGCGTACGACATTCGCGATGGCATTCCACGGCGCTCTGCCGAAAACTTTCGGCAAGGCTCATCCCCGCTTTGCTACCCCGCATGTGTCCACGTGGACCATGGGTCTGCTCTCGGCCGGCCTGTACGTCGCGATGGATCTATTTGGCGGCGGCGGGATGGTGCTCGACGCCGTCGCAGCGTGCGGCGTGGCGATCGGATTCTATTACGGTCTCACCGCGCTGGCCTCGGCACGGCTGTATTCGGGTGCTCGCCTCCGCCCCGAGCACGCCACGGCCGGAAGGGTCGACGTTCGACGGGTCGTGCTTCCCTCAATCGGCGGAGTGCTTCTGCTCGGAGCTTCCGTGTGGACGGCACTCGCGTCCTTCGACCCGGATTTCGGCGAGGGAGTCTGGCGAATTCCGTGGCTGGGCATCGAGGTCGGCGCCGTGTTCATCCTCGGCGTCGGCGGCATGGGACTCGGTCTTCCGCTGCTGTGGTGGGCGCGCCATACGATGCCTGCATTTCGGGCCGCCACCTTCAAACGGCAGCTTCCGTCCTCGACTGACCTTGTCGCCGACGAGGTGCGAGACTGATCAGCTGATCGAGGCCGCCACCACGAGCCCGATGGCCAGGTGCGCCCCGGCGACGACCCACGCCTCGGACGTGAATGCCTCACGCTTGAGAGACTCGCCGATATTGATGTTGACGACCAGTTCGAGAAAACGCACGGCGAGCGCCTGAACCACGATTCCGACGACGCCGTAGATCGCGGCGGTCGCGAGCCCCGTGCCCAGGTCGCCGAACGACTGCCAGATCGCTACAACCACGACCAGCGCCATCGCGAGAAGCCCCGACGAGGTGATCAACGCCGCGTTCGGGTAGCCACCGCGCACGAAGTCTCGCAGCTTGCCGGGCGTGGTCCAATCGATCACGTAGAACGCGAGCACCATGAGCACGAGGCCGAGCAGTGCGTAGAGGACGATGGCGGCGATGCCCTCGGGCACTCCGGACAGGTCGGGCGCGGACAGGGCGAGGTACGAGGTCACGGTGGTGGCCTTTCGCTAGTCGAGTTTCGAGGTAGAGCAGTTAACGGGGAAACTACGGATTCGGAATGATGTGCGGAATGAAGGAAGCGCCGTCGTCGGTGATCAACCCGGCGGTCTCGCGAATGCCGAGCCCCACCGATTCATCGCCCACAACCCATGTACCGAGTACCGGCCGGTATCCGTCGAACTCCGGTAGAGGGTCGAGCAGCTGGTAGACGTATCCTTCTCGCCCGTACACCCCGGTGGTCTCGGTATCCATGCCGGCGCCGACGATCGACAAGTTCGCACCCTCGCGTCCCAGCTTTGGCTTGCGCACGTACTCGGTGAGCATCCCGGGGTCGTCGATAAACGTAGGAAGCAGATTCGGATGCCCGGGATACATCTCCCACAGGATCGCGAGGATCGCCTTGTTCGACAGAATCGCTTTCCACAGCGGCTCGACCCAGAGTGTCTTCGGCAGTTCGGACACCATGTGACGCCCGAACTCGTCCTCGAGCGCCCACTCCCATGGGTATAGCTTGAACACATTTTCCATCGGGGCGAGTTCCAGATCGGTGAACCGGCGCAGCTCGCTGTCCCACCCCACTTGCTCGATCTCCAAACCGACCGTGGAGAATCCAGCCTCGGCCGCGGTCTCCTGCATGTATGCCGTGGTCATGTGGTCTTCGCCGGTGGGATCAGCGCCGGACCAACAAAAGTAGAGGTCGTCTGCCGGCAACTGCCCCTTGATCTCGGCCCACCGCGCGACCAGCGCCTCGTGCAGTGAGTTCCACTGGTCGGCGTCCGGGTATTCGTCCTGCTTCCAATACCACTGCAGGATCGCCGCCTCGAGTAACGAGGTGGGCGTATCGGCGTTGTATTCGAGCAACTTGGCCGGACCGGAGCCGTCGTAGCGGAAATCGAAACGCCCATAGACGTGAGGGTCCCCGCGCCGCCAGGAGGCGGCGATGGCCTCCCATGCATACTCGGGAATCCCGAAGTCGGCGAATCGTTCGGTGAGGATCACATGCTCGACCGCCTCAAGGCACATCGAGTGCATCAACTCGACCTGCGTCTCGAGCGCGAGCACCTCGTCCATGTCGAACTCGTAGTGCACCGACTCGTCCCAGTACTCACGCCTGGCGCCATGCTTGTCGCGCCCGGGCGTATTGAAAATCAGGCCCTGCTGCTCGGTAATGCTCCGCCAGTTCGCCCGCGCTCGGCCCTGCACCCTGCGCATGTGTTCGCTCCCCTTTTCGCGTATGACGTCGGACGTACCGGGTCCACCGGGCCGCCTTCGGTGGATCAGCTGCCGCTGGAAAAACCCTTACCGCCGGAGGATCCCTTGGACCCCGAGGACGAACCGAGCCCGCCGCGGCTCACCGGTCCGCCGGTCTTTCCGCTGTTGGTCACCTCGCGGCCGTTGCCCGTCGCGTAGCTCTTGCCCGACTGCGGCGTCGTGGAACCATTGGCCATAGCCCCGACAGGTGCGTTCGAACCATAGGAGTAGCGGTACATGCTCCCGCCGACGAGGAAGAAGAACATTCCACCGGGGCCACTGCGTTCCTCGGTGGCGTTCTCGCAGACCTGGTCGTCCACGACGACTCCCTGCTCGTTCGTGCACTGGGCGGTTTCGTAGTCCGCGCCTCCCCCGCCGGCAGAAGACATGTACGTCGCCGCGAGGATCGCCACCAGGCCGAGGCCCACACCGCCGGAGATCAGATAGGTCTTCCTGCGCCTGCGCTTCTCTTCGTTCCTCTGGTCCTCCTGAGCCTGCAGTCGCGCCGCTCGCTCGGCCTCGCGGCGCACCCGATCGCGTTCGCGGGACTCGGCCAGCGTCGGCTCGCGCCTCACCGCGCTCTCCGGGGTCTGGCGACGCATGTTGCCCGCCGGACTCGACTGCGCAGAGTCAGACCTGTTGGCGCGCAGATTCTCAAGCGGGCTGCGCCCCTGGCCCTCGTTGGGGCCGGAGGCCGCGCCGCCGTCGCCGTCAGAACTATCGGAATTATCTGGCCTGTGGCCCCCGTTATCGGGGTTGTGCGGGTCGGTCACGTACCGGCTTCCTCGTCCTCGCTTCGTCTCTTACTCGTGGCCCAGTGTAGGCGGTGGTGAGCCACCGATGCCTGAATCAGTCACCTACCGTTCGACGAACCCGTCGAGATCGCCGCGCGGCGGATCGAAGGATTCAACCACCGTGCTCACCTGCCCCGGCGTATCGCCGCTGCGGAGCCACTCGACGAGCCGATCAAGGTCGCGCCGCGGCCCCTCGGCGACCACGCAGACGCGCCCATCGGGCTTGTTCGTTGCATGGCCGACGAGGCCGAGTTCTAGTGCGCGGCTCCGCGTCCACCAGCGAAAACCGACCCCTTGGACGTGCCCATGCACCCACGCCGTCAGCCTTTGAATCTCGGACATCTGCGCTACGCCTCCGCGCCCGAATCGGAGAAGCTCAGGTCGATCTCGGTTCCGGCCTTGAGAGTCCTGCCCACGGTGCAAGCACGATCGATGGCGCGCGCGGCGATGGTGCGGATCTTCTCGCGGTCAGTTTCGGAGAATTCGGCTAGATCAAGCTCGAAGACCTCCTCGAGCTTGGGATAGAGCTCCTGGTCGCGGTCTGCCGCGCCGGATACCCGGACGGTACCGGAGAAATCCTCGCCGAGGCGCCGCTCGAGCGGCCCATCTGCGCTCATCGCGGTACAGGCCGCGAGAGCAATTTTGAGCAGCTCGCCCGGCGTGAATACACCCTCCACCGTGTCACGGCCGACGAGCACCTCCGCCCCGCGCGAGGACTTGCCGGTGAACTTGGCGCTTGCCGTGCGTTCAACCCACAATTCGGTGGCGGCAGGCTGGGAATTATCGCTAACTGTCATGTGCCAATCGTACGTTTGCCACTAACGGACCGCAGCTTCCGCGGTGCTGGCTGGCACGCAGGACAAAAGTACGATCCCCTGCCGCCAATGCTTTCCTTCGCCATCGGCTCCCCGCAGCGCGGGCACGGTTCCCCGAGCCGGCCGTAGGCGTTGAGCGAGCGCGCGAAGTAGCCCTACTTCCCACGTTAGGTACATTGAAAAACTGAGAGGCTCAGAGCGAAGCGTTTTCGCAGTTCAAAGGGCACTTCTCGTCGAGACGAGGGTGTCGCAACGCGCGCTGCCCAATATCCAGAGTACGGCCTCAGGACTTCAACATGCCAACGGTCCAGTCGAAGCAAGAATCGGGCATTCACGACCGTGCGCACAGGACGCCGCCGCCATCGAGGATGGGCACTACATCGCCTCTGATGCAGTCCCGGCCTCCGCTTCTATTCTTTTCCTGGCGTCCTGTTCGAGCAGGTGGTCCGTGAAGACCTGGGCGATGAACTTCGTCTGCTCGCGCGTCAGCGGCGGCGCGGCCTCGCGGATCTCCCGGACGTGCTCGGCGTGCGCGGTCAGGCCGAACGCTCGATCCAGGTCGGAGACTCGGACAAGGGTCTTGATGGCCGGGCATATGCCTCAGCTGTCCATCCTCGTCGCAGCCACCGCGGGAGACAAATGCTGTGGCATACGCCCCTCGACCCAACATCCGAGATGAACATCTGGTGAACCTCCGCACCCTGGCTTGACCCTTGATTCGACGTACTTCAATATAGAAGCGTGTCGAATCAAGATACTGAGTTGGTCATCGTCGGATCGGGCCCTGCCGGATACACTGCCGCGGTCTACGCGGCGCGAGCAGGCCTCGCCCCAGTGGTGATCGCCGGTTCGGTCACGGCCGGCGGCGCGCTGATGACGACGACCGAGGTGGAGAACTTCCCCGGCTTCGTGGACGGCATCCAGGGACCGGAGCTGATGGAGGCGATGCGTGCGCAGGCCGAGCGCTTCGGTGCCGAGATCGTCTACGACGATGCGATCCGCCTCAGCCTCGACGACGTCTTGAAGGTGGTCGAGACCGGGAATGGCGTCACGTATCGAGCCCGCGCGGTCATCCTGACGATGGGCTCCGCCTACCGGAAGCTCGGCCTCCCGGAGGAGGACCGTTTGTCCGGGCACGGCGTCTCCTGGTGCGCCACCTGCGACGGCTTCTTCTTCCGAGATCAGCAGATCGCTGTGGTCGGCGGCGGAGATTCCGCGATGGAGGAGGCCCTGTTCCTCACCCGGTTCGCTTCGAAGGTGACCGTGGTCCACCGGCGTGACGAGTTCCGTGCATCGAAGATCATGGCCCAGCGCGTCCTGGAGCACCCGAAGGTCGAGGTGGCATGGAACAGCGAGGTCGCCGAGATCCTCGGCGACGAGCGGGTGACCGGGCTACGGCTGCGCGACACCGCCAGTGGGGCCGAGCGCGCTCTCGACGTCACCGGGGTGTTCGTCGCGATCGGGCACGATCCGCGCTCCGAACTTGTGGCCGGTCAGGTCGGCACCGATTCCGACGGCTATGTACAGGTGGCCCTCCCGACCACGCGGACCAGCCTGCCGGGCGTCTTCGCGGCCGGCGATCTGGTGGATCACATGTACCGGCAGGCGATCACCGCCGCCGGCACCGGCTGCGCCGCCGCGCAGGACGCCCAGCACTACCTGTCGAATCTCGCTCCTGCTACCCGCGCGGAGCCCATCCTGGAGGTCTCCGCATGAACCCCATTGCCCAAGTCACCGACTCGACTTTCCAAGCCGAGGTGACTGAGTCGGAACTGCCCGTCGTCGTCGACATCTGGGCCACCTGGTGCGGCCCGTGCAAGGCGATCGCTCCGATCCTGGACCAGCTCGCTGAGGAATACGACGGTCGCGCCCGGATCGTCAAGGTGGACGCCGACCAGAACCCTGAGACCGTGACCGCCGCCGGGGTTACCTCCATCCCGACCCTCGCCTTCTACAAGGGCGGAGAACGGGTGGATGTGCTGATCGGCGCGCATCCGAAGCCCGCCATCGCTGCGAAGATCGAGGAGCTGCTCGCATGACCGCCGCATCCGCTGTTGCTGCCCGCACCGCGCCGAAACGGCTCTCCACGCTCGACAAGTGGCTCCCGCTGTGGATCGGTCTGGCCATGGTCGCCGGGCTCCTGCTCGGCCGCTTCGTCCCTGCACTGTCGGACCTCTTGAGCCACCTGGAGGTCGGCGGGATCTCGGTGCCGATCGGGCTCGGGCTGCTGGTGATGATGTACCCGGTACTCGCGAAGGTCCGCTACGACAAGGTCGCCGCCGTCACCGGCGACAAGAAGCTGCTGGCCTCCTCGCTGGTGCTGAACTGGCTGGTCGGCCCCGCCGTGATGTTCGCCCTCGCGTGGATCTTCCTGCCCGACCTGCCCGCGTACCGCACCGGCCTCATCATCGTGGGCCTCGCGCGCTGCATCGCCATGGTCGTGATCTGGAACGACCTCGCCTGCGGCGACCGCGAGGCGACCGCCGTGCTGGTCGCGATCAACTCGGTGTTCCAGGTCGTAATGTTCTCCGTGCTGGGCTGGTTCTACCTCACGATCCTCCCAGGCTGGCTCGGCCTCGACACACAGGGCCTTGAGGTGTCGATGGGGCAGATCGCCCTGAACGTGCTCGTCTTCCTCGGTGTGCCGCTCGTCGCGGGCTTCGCCTCGCGGTGGATCGGCGAGAAGCGCCGCGGCCGGGACTGGTACGAGGAGAAGTTCCTTCCTCGCATCGGTCCGTGGGCCCTGTACGGGCTGCTGTTCACGATCGTGCTGCTGTTCGCCCTGCAGGGCGACGCGGTGCTGGGCAAGCCGTTGGACGTCGCACGGATCGC
It encodes the following:
- a CDS encoding APC family permease produces the protein MTSDPHSTPQDRGEKGLHKGALGFVDSVSIGVASTGPAYSIAATLGFVAAAVAWQAPVVVLLAFVPVLFAAFGYDALNRAEPDAGTSFVWVSRAFGMPWGWMAGWAIIVADVLVMASLAQVASQYTFILLGSDIGSDPHHPAVLLLGVGFILCLTWLAVRGILLTAKLQVVLVVIETVVLLGFAVAALVRVYSGTGLPQSRPVSWDWFNPFAVSDPSALVTGVMLMVFIYWGWDSVLSVNEETKDSRRTPGLAALCSTVILVSVYVLFTVAAQAFAGVSDEGLGLANPDNADDVVAALGGAVFGDSVAGQIAVAALVIMVLTSATASTQTTILPTARTTFAMAFHGALPKTFGKAHPRFATPHVSTWTMGLLSAGLYVAMDLFGGGGMVLDAVAACGVAIGFYYGLTALASARLYSGARLRPEHATAGRVDVRRVVLPSIGGVLLLGASVWTALASFDPDFGEGVWRIPWLGIEVGAVFILGVGGMGLGLPLLWWARHTMPAFRAATFKRQLPSSTDLVADEVRD
- a CDS encoding DUF350 domain-containing protein, with product MTSYLALSAPDLSGVPEGIAAIVLYALLGLVLMVLAFYVIDWTTPGKLRDFVRGGYPNAALITSSGLLAMALVVVVAIWQSFGDLGTGLATAAIYGVVGIVVQALAVRFLELVVNINIGESLKREAFTSEAWVVAGAHLAIGLVVAASIS
- a CDS encoding glutathionylspermidine synthase family protein, giving the protein MRRVQGRARANWRSITEQQGLIFNTPGRDKHGARREYWDESVHYEFDMDEVLALETQVELMHSMCLEAVEHVILTERFADFGIPEYAWEAIAASWRRGDPHVYGRFDFRYDGSGPAKLLEYNADTPTSLLEAAILQWYWKQDEYPDADQWNSLHEALVARWAEIKGQLPADDLYFCWSGADPTGEDHMTTAYMQETAAEAGFSTVGLEIEQVGWDSELRRFTDLELAPMENVFKLYPWEWALEDEFGRHMVSELPKTLWVEPLWKAILSNKAILAILWEMYPGHPNLLPTFIDDPGMLTEYVRKPKLGREGANLSIVGAGMDTETTGVYGREGYVYQLLDPLPEFDGYRPVLGTWVVGDESVGLGIRETAGLITDDGASFIPHIIPNP
- a CDS encoding acylphosphatase, which gives rise to MSEIQRLTAWVHGHVQGVGFRWWTRSRALELGLVGHATNKPDGRVCVVAEGPRRDLDRLVEWLRSGDTPGQVSTVVESFDPPRGDLDGFVER
- a CDS encoding OsmC family protein — protein: MTVSDNSQPAATELWVERTASAKFTGKSSRGAEVLVGRDTVEGVFTPGELLKIALAACTAMSADGPLERRLGEDFSGTVRVSGAADRDQELYPKLEEVFELDLAEFSETDREKIRTIAARAIDRACTVGRTLKAGTEIDLSFSDSGAEA
- the trxB gene encoding thioredoxin-disulfide reductase, with protein sequence MSNQDTELVIVGSGPAGYTAAVYAARAGLAPVVIAGSVTAGGALMTTTEVENFPGFVDGIQGPELMEAMRAQAERFGAEIVYDDAIRLSLDDVLKVVETGNGVTYRARAVILTMGSAYRKLGLPEEDRLSGHGVSWCATCDGFFFRDQQIAVVGGGDSAMEEALFLTRFASKVTVVHRRDEFRASKIMAQRVLEHPKVEVAWNSEVAEILGDERVTGLRLRDTASGAERALDVTGVFVAIGHDPRSELVAGQVGTDSDGYVQVALPTTRTSLPGVFAAGDLVDHMYRQAITAAGTGCAAAQDAQHYLSNLAPATRAEPILEVSA
- the trxA gene encoding thioredoxin, giving the protein MNPIAQVTDSTFQAEVTESELPVVVDIWATWCGPCKAIAPILDQLAEEYDGRARIVKVDADQNPETVTAAGVTSIPTLAFYKGGERVDVLIGAHPKPAIAAKIEELLA
- the arsB gene encoding ACR3 family arsenite efflux transporter encodes the protein MTAASAVAARTAPKRLSTLDKWLPLWIGLAMVAGLLLGRFVPALSDLLSHLEVGGISVPIGLGLLVMMYPVLAKVRYDKVAAVTGDKKLLASSLVLNWLVGPAVMFALAWIFLPDLPAYRTGLIIVGLARCIAMVVIWNDLACGDREATAVLVAINSVFQVVMFSVLGWFYLTILPGWLGLDTQGLEVSMGQIALNVLVFLGVPLVAGFASRWIGEKRRGRDWYEEKFLPRIGPWALYGLLFTIVLLFALQGDAVLGKPLDVARIALPLLVYFALMWFAGLLLGKGLGLGYARSTTLAFTAAGNNFELAIAVAIGTFGATSGQALAGVVGPLIEVPVLVGLVYVSLWAARAWFRTDPYVADTAIETRTP